Proteins encoded by one window of Mustela erminea isolate mMusErm1 chromosome 5, mMusErm1.Pri, whole genome shotgun sequence:
- the ZFYVE21 gene encoding zinc finger FYVE domain-containing protein 21 isoform X1, producing the protein MSSEVAARRDAKKLVRSPSGLRMVPEHRAFGSPFGLEEPQWVPDKECPRCMQCDAKFDFLTRKHHCRRCGKCFCDKCCGQKVPLRRMCFVDPVRQCAECALVSHKEAEFYDKQLKVLLSGAAFLVTLGDAEKPETMVCRLSGNQRYLLLEGDSRHEIEIARISAVQVLTEGFQAGEKDSHAYTSLLGSQPVSEGGNARATGMSLQYTAPGAEGATQLKLTAGEDTSAGRRQSTAWLAAMHKATKLLYESRDQ; encoded by the exons ATGTCCTCCGAGGTGGCCGCGCGCCGCGACGCCAAGAAGCTGGTGCGCTCCCCCAGCGGCCTGCGCATGGTACCCGAGCACCGCGCCTTCGGCAGCCCCTTCGGCCTGGAGGAGCCGCAGTGGGTCCCGGACAAGGAG TGCCCGAGGTGTATGCAGTGCGACGCCAAGTTTGACTTTCTCACCAGAAAG CACCACTGTCGCCGGTGTGGGAAGTGCTTCTGCGACAAGTGCTGCGGCCAGAAGGTGCCGCTGCGACGCATGTGCTTCGTGGACCCCGTGCGGCAGTGCGCCGAGTGCGCCCTCGTGTCCCACAAGGAGGCCGAGTTCTACGACAAGCAGCTCAAGGTGCTCCTGAGCG GAGCCGCCTTCCTGGTGACCCTGGGAGATGCCGAGAAACCAGAGACGATGGTTTGCCGTCTGTCCGGCAACCAGAG GTACTTGCTTCTGGAAGGGGACAGCCGCCACGAGATTGAAATCGCGCGCATCTCGGCCGTGCAGGTCCTCACGGAAGGCTTCCAGGCCGGAG AAAAAGACTCGCACGCTTACACCAGCCTCCTGGGGAGCCAGCCCGTCTCCGAAG GAGGCAACGCACGGGCCACAGGCATGTCCCTGCAGTACACAGCACCAGGGGCGGAGGGCGCGACCCAGCTGAAGCTGACGGCTGGGGAGGACACCAGTGCCGGCCGCAGGCAGTCGACAGCGTGGCTGGCGGCCATGCACAAG GCCACCAAGCTCCTCTACGAGTCACGGGACCAGTAA
- the ZFYVE21 gene encoding zinc finger FYVE domain-containing protein 21 isoform X2, translated as MSSEVAARRDAKKLVRSPSGLRMVPEHRAFGSPFGLEEPQWVPDKECPRCMQCDAKFDFLTRKHHCRRCGKCFCDKCCGQKVPLRRMCFVDPVRQCAECALVSHKEAEFYDKQLKVLLSGAAFLVTLGDAEKPETMVCRLSGNQRYLLLEGDSRHEIEIARISAVQVLTEGFQAGGGNARATGMSLQYTAPGAEGATQLKLTAGEDTSAGRRQSTAWLAAMHKATKLLYESRDQ; from the exons ATGTCCTCCGAGGTGGCCGCGCGCCGCGACGCCAAGAAGCTGGTGCGCTCCCCCAGCGGCCTGCGCATGGTACCCGAGCACCGCGCCTTCGGCAGCCCCTTCGGCCTGGAGGAGCCGCAGTGGGTCCCGGACAAGGAG TGCCCGAGGTGTATGCAGTGCGACGCCAAGTTTGACTTTCTCACCAGAAAG CACCACTGTCGCCGGTGTGGGAAGTGCTTCTGCGACAAGTGCTGCGGCCAGAAGGTGCCGCTGCGACGCATGTGCTTCGTGGACCCCGTGCGGCAGTGCGCCGAGTGCGCCCTCGTGTCCCACAAGGAGGCCGAGTTCTACGACAAGCAGCTCAAGGTGCTCCTGAGCG GAGCCGCCTTCCTGGTGACCCTGGGAGATGCCGAGAAACCAGAGACGATGGTTTGCCGTCTGTCCGGCAACCAGAG GTACTTGCTTCTGGAAGGGGACAGCCGCCACGAGATTGAAATCGCGCGCATCTCGGCCGTGCAGGTCCTCACGGAAGGCTTCCAGGCCGGAG GAGGCAACGCACGGGCCACAGGCATGTCCCTGCAGTACACAGCACCAGGGGCGGAGGGCGCGACCCAGCTGAAGCTGACGGCTGGGGAGGACACCAGTGCCGGCCGCAGGCAGTCGACAGCGTGGCTGGCGGCCATGCACAAG GCCACCAAGCTCCTCTACGAGTCACGGGACCAGTAA